In Neoarius graeffei isolate fNeoGra1 chromosome 17, fNeoGra1.pri, whole genome shotgun sequence, a single window of DNA contains:
- the LOC132901184 gene encoding olfactory receptor 52B2-like — MDSNMSKYSTLLTLEPLGISPPHILPVFMFGTLTYCAILFFNITLLLTIALNQKLHKPMHILLFNMQINDIVGASALFPQIMTSMLSQNTSITYSACYVQAFLIHLYGNGSFLILTAMAYDRYIAICCPLKYHTLMSTNNLLKIIIMLWTIDFTVIGLLLGLSYRQEICSTRIVDPFCNNPSLLKLICGDIRLNNYYGLSLTALQHVLTLVVMLFTYIQILITCVSKRQSDAKRKAIQTCGTHLVVYLCAEFIALFVIISHRFENVSQYLRGAFATSFMVFPPFLNPLIYGLKTKEIRQNITFLFNKKISQS, encoded by the coding sequence ATGGATTCCAACATGTCCAAATATTCAACTCTTCTTACTTTGGAACCACTGGGCATATCACCACCTCATATTTTACCAGTGTTCATGTTTGGAACACTTACCTATTgtgctattttgtttttcaatATTACATTATTGCTAACAATTGCTTTGAACCAAAAACTTCATAAACCAATGCACATACTGTTGTTTAACATGCAAATTAATGACATTGTAGGTGCCTCTGCCCTTTTCCCTCAGATCATGACAAGTATGCTTTCACAGAATACATCAATCACTTATTCTGCATGTTATGTGCAAGCCTTCTTGATACATTTGTATGGAAATGGTTCGTTTCTTATTCTGACCGCTATGGCATATGACAGATATATTGCAATTTGCTGCCCATTGAAATATCACACTTTGATGTCCACAAATAACTTGTTGAAAATAATCATTATGTTATGGACCATAGATTTTACAGTGATTGGTTTACTACTTGGTCTGAGCTACCGTCAAGAAATTTGTAGCACAAGAATAGTTGACCCTTTCTGTAATAATCCAAGTTTGTTGAAGCTAATATGTGGGGACATAAGGTTGAATAATTACTATGGGCTGTCTCTTACAGCTTTGCAACACGTTCTCACACTGGTCGTAATGCTATTCACATACATTCAAATCCTAATTACCTGTGTATCTAAAAGACAGTCTGATGCAAAAAGGAAAGCAATTCAGACATGCGGTACACACCTAGTTGTTTACTTATGTGCAGAATTCATTGCACTGTTTGTCATAATTTCACACAGGTTTGAAAATGTATCCCAGTACTTAAGAGGAGCATTTGCAACATCTTTCATGGTATTTCCTCCTTTTCTTAACCCTCTCATATATGGTTTGAAAACAAAGGAAATTCGACAGAATATCACTTTCTTGTTCAATAAAAAGATATCTCAGTCATAA